In a single window of the Nocardioides plantarum genome:
- a CDS encoding GNAT family N-acetyltransferase yields MALTTHPVTPDRFDDFADVVNPNRRATHCWCLSHRLTTAEIEEHESREDAARALCGREHPPGVVGYDDEGVPVGWCSIGPRADNSRLVRSRLIRPVDDLDVWSIICVVVRSGHRRRGHTTPLVEGAVAYAAERGAPAVEAYPVDPGEQRMDLTMAFVGTRAMFEKAGFEVVGMTDAVASRMPRLVMRRMLHH; encoded by the coding sequence ATGGCCCTCACGACCCACCCGGTCACCCCCGACCGGTTCGACGACTTCGCCGACGTGGTCAACCCGAACCGGCGGGCGACCCACTGCTGGTGCCTGTCGCACCGGCTGACCACCGCCGAGATCGAGGAGCACGAGTCCCGCGAGGACGCCGCGCGAGCCCTGTGCGGGCGGGAGCACCCGCCCGGCGTGGTCGGCTACGACGACGAGGGCGTGCCGGTCGGCTGGTGCAGCATCGGCCCGCGCGCGGACAACAGCCGGCTGGTCCGGTCCCGGCTGATCCGCCCGGTCGACGACCTCGACGTGTGGAGCATCATCTGCGTCGTCGTCCGCAGCGGCCACCGCAGGCGGGGCCACACCACCCCGCTCGTCGAGGGCGCCGTCGCGTACGCCGCCGAGCGGGGCGCACCGGCGGTCGAGGCCTACCCGGTCGACCCGGGGGAGCAGCGGATGGACCTGACCATGGCCTTCGTCGGCACCCGTGCCATGTTCGAGAAGGCCGGCTTCGAGGTCGTCGGGATGACCGACGCCGTGGCCAGCAGGATGCCCCGGCTGGTCATGCGCCGGATGCTCCACCACTAG
- a CDS encoding type II toxin-antitoxin system PemK/MazF family toxin, which yields MTSQAAYRGDFEGRARIEYSPRADGDADPGEVVWAWVPYEEDPSRGKDRPVLVLARAGEDLLGLMLTSKDHTGDPRRGRPGGPVWLDVGTGAWDRQGRPSEVRLDRVLRLAPSAVRREGAALDRARFEQVAAAVRETNGW from the coding sequence GTGACGTCCCAGGCTGCGTACCGCGGCGACTTCGAGGGCCGCGCCCGCATCGAGTACTCCCCGCGCGCCGACGGCGACGCCGACCCCGGAGAGGTCGTCTGGGCGTGGGTGCCCTACGAGGAGGACCCCAGTCGGGGCAAGGACCGACCCGTGCTGGTGCTGGCCCGTGCGGGTGAGGACCTGCTCGGGCTGATGCTCACCAGCAAGGACCACACCGGTGACCCGCGTCGTGGCCGTCCGGGCGGACCCGTCTGGCTCGACGTCGGCACCGGCGCCTGGGACCGCCAGGGCCGGCCCAGCGAGGTGCGGCTCGACCGGGTGCTGCGACTCGCGCCCTCCGCCGTACGCCGGGAGGGCGCCGCCCTCGACCGGGCCCGCTTCGAGCAGGTCGCCGCAGCCGTGCGCGAGACCAACGGCTGGTAG
- a CDS encoding GAF domain-containing protein produces the protein MPVYRAPMRSRRDDVDPTLATVRALRLGVVGIGGHLAVAPGSLAEALAATYDEHGERAAARLRRFAEVGAGAQVWTRDDDGLFRVGVLTGGWRYDVDDEAWAADLVHVRDCAWSAPADVVPAAVLATFARGGRNFQQVRALP, from the coding sequence ATGCCGGTCTACCGGGCCCCGATGCGGTCACGCCGCGACGACGTCGACCCGACCCTGGCGACCGTCCGGGCCCTGCGGCTCGGGGTCGTGGGCATCGGGGGTCACCTGGCCGTCGCGCCCGGCAGCCTCGCGGAGGCTCTCGCCGCGACGTACGACGAGCACGGCGAGCGCGCTGCCGCCCGGCTGCGCCGCTTCGCCGAGGTGGGGGCCGGCGCGCAGGTGTGGACCCGTGACGACGACGGGCTGTTCCGCGTCGGCGTCCTCACCGGCGGCTGGCGCTACGACGTCGACGACGAGGCGTGGGCCGCGGACCTGGTGCACGTGCGCGACTGCGCGTGGTCCGCGCCGGCCGACGTCGTGCCGGCGGCGGTGCTGGCGACCTTCGCCCGGGGCGGACGCAACTTCCAGCAGGTGCGGGCCCTGCCCTGA
- a CDS encoding CPBP family intramembrane glutamic endopeptidase, with the protein MTTYAAGEPQAEVLTPHARRLLGIELAIVLLLTLGRSGIYSAVDLLESATQPGGLSAQTTTLNGSFAPERPWFELTYQLLNIAFTMVPVALVGYLLVRSGVRLREVWFRDAGWGDLLRGAGLAAGVGALGLAFYLVMNALDLNLTVEASGLDTSPWWNIPVLVLQAVKNAVLEEFIVLGYVIVRLRQLGFTDLKAIVLAAFLRGSYHLYQGLGGFFGNLAMGLLFGWLYRRWGRVTPLVVTHTLLDVGAFVGYAALAGHVSWLPT; encoded by the coding sequence ATGACGACGTACGCCGCCGGTGAGCCGCAGGCGGAGGTGCTGACCCCGCACGCCCGCCGGCTCCTGGGCATCGAGCTGGCCATCGTGCTGCTCCTCACCCTGGGACGCAGCGGCATCTACTCCGCGGTCGACCTGCTCGAGTCCGCGACCCAGCCGGGCGGGCTGTCGGCGCAGACGACGACCCTCAACGGGTCCTTCGCGCCCGAGCGGCCCTGGTTCGAGCTGACCTACCAGCTGCTCAACATCGCCTTCACGATGGTGCCGGTGGCCCTGGTCGGCTACCTGCTCGTCCGCTCCGGCGTCCGGCTGCGCGAGGTGTGGTTCCGCGACGCCGGGTGGGGAGACCTGCTGCGCGGCGCCGGTCTCGCGGCGGGTGTCGGGGCGCTCGGCCTGGCGTTCTACCTGGTGATGAACGCCCTCGACCTCAACCTCACCGTGGAGGCCTCCGGCCTCGACACCTCGCCGTGGTGGAACATCCCGGTGCTCGTGCTCCAGGCGGTCAAGAACGCCGTGCTCGAGGAGTTCATCGTCCTCGGCTACGTGATCGTGCGCCTGCGTCAGCTCGGCTTCACCGACCTCAAGGCCATCGTGCTCGCCGCGTTCCTGCGCGGCAGCTACCACCTCTACCAGGGCCTCGGCGGGTTCTTCGGCAACCTCGCGATGGGCCTGCTCTTCGGCTGGCTCTACCGCCGCTGGGGCCGGGTCACCCCGCTCGTGGTGACCCACACGCTGCTCGACGTCGGCGCGTTCGTCGGCTACGCGGCCCTCGCCGGGCACGTGTCCTGGTTGCCGACCTAG
- a CDS encoding metallophosphoesterase family protein codes for MREQAVRVMLRVLRRYAVCVVVAGVIGLPLSLSWAVTHTEVDEKIGTSPTTFTLSTQGHSEVRLGIAGTVYVPSSRGPLGVVATIDGPGDPGAGNGDLANYVRPEMLELYTGLFHDPEDAVAEYVDLVTAELRHQLVVSVLVVALVGGLGLLALSELLPLRSLRASRRDALRVVVAGVLALGMTGGLAVVQLRGSEGGRGPTEGTYALTALDGSLAEGATTDSPVVRALLSGAVEKAQKLVSRQDAAERAYREVALSDLEQQSGLMEGPRDGERAVMMQSDMHCSATMIRLQRQVFAQLSEADKAPSLLAIAGDLTTNGTAAEGTCIADEASISGDAPVAAIGGNHESSVSEEQMADAGMKVLDGQTEEVGGVRVLGDSDPSRTELFGGSSLRGDEGQDGQGRRLREVASEEDRPDLVLVHEAYAAQAFLDIESVDSLVQSPTTSPTVPPADPDDDGVGDVPAGAVFYGHWHRSIEPRVLWNSDGTWTLLMELDTTGGAIDTPTINNFSTPWSRPQQEASFPVVFLDDDTRLVTGYQLYRFATDGTVTVEPRVDVGGVPGEAAAAPQD; via the coding sequence ATGAGGGAGCAGGCGGTGCGCGTGATGCTGCGCGTGCTCCGCCGGTACGCCGTCTGCGTGGTGGTCGCCGGGGTCATCGGCCTTCCCCTGTCGCTGTCGTGGGCCGTCACCCACACCGAGGTCGACGAGAAGATCGGCACCTCGCCGACGACGTTCACCCTGTCCACCCAGGGGCACAGCGAGGTCCGCCTCGGCATCGCCGGCACCGTCTACGTCCCCTCCTCGCGGGGTCCCCTGGGCGTCGTCGCCACGATCGACGGGCCCGGCGACCCGGGCGCCGGCAACGGCGACCTCGCCAACTACGTGCGCCCGGAGATGCTCGAGCTCTACACCGGCCTGTTCCACGACCCCGAGGACGCCGTCGCCGAGTACGTCGACCTGGTGACCGCCGAGCTGCGCCACCAGCTCGTGGTGTCGGTCCTGGTGGTGGCGCTGGTCGGCGGCCTCGGCCTGCTCGCGCTGTCCGAGCTGCTCCCGCTGCGCAGCCTGCGCGCCAGCCGTCGCGACGCGCTGCGCGTGGTGGTCGCGGGCGTGCTCGCGCTCGGGATGACGGGAGGTCTGGCTGTCGTCCAGCTGCGCGGCTCCGAGGGCGGCCGCGGACCCACCGAGGGCACCTACGCGCTCACGGCGCTCGACGGGAGCCTCGCCGAGGGGGCCACCACCGACAGCCCCGTCGTCCGTGCCCTGCTGAGCGGTGCGGTGGAGAAGGCGCAGAAGCTCGTGTCGCGCCAGGACGCCGCCGAGCGGGCCTACCGCGAGGTCGCCCTGTCCGACCTGGAGCAGCAGTCCGGGCTGATGGAGGGGCCGCGCGACGGCGAGCGGGCCGTGATGATGCAGTCCGACATGCACTGCAGCGCCACCATGATCCGACTGCAGCGTCAGGTGTTCGCGCAGCTGAGCGAGGCCGACAAGGCGCCGTCGCTGCTCGCGATCGCCGGTGACCTCACCACCAACGGCACCGCCGCCGAGGGCACCTGCATCGCCGACGAGGCCTCGATCTCCGGCGACGCACCGGTCGCGGCCATCGGCGGCAACCACGAGTCCTCGGTGAGCGAGGAGCAGATGGCCGACGCCGGGATGAAGGTGCTCGACGGGCAGACCGAGGAGGTCGGCGGCGTCCGCGTGCTCGGTGACAGCGACCCGTCGCGCACCGAGCTCTTCGGCGGGAGCAGCCTGCGCGGCGACGAGGGCCAGGACGGCCAGGGCCGTCGCCTGCGCGAGGTCGCCTCCGAGGAGGACCGGCCCGACCTGGTGCTGGTCCACGAGGCCTACGCCGCCCAGGCCTTCCTCGACATCGAGTCCGTCGACTCGCTCGTCCAGTCCCCCACGACGTCGCCCACCGTGCCACCCGCCGACCCCGACGACGACGGGGTGGGCGACGTACCCGCCGGGGCCGTGTTCTACGGCCACTGGCACCGGTCGATCGAGCCCCGTGTCCTCTGGAACTCCGACGGCACCTGGACCCTGCTCATGGAGCTCGACACGACCGGCGGCGCCATCGACACCCCGACCATCAACAACTTCTCCACGCCGTGGTCGCGACCGCAGCAGGAGGCGTCGTTCCCGGTGGTCTTCCTCGACGACGACACCCGGCTGGTCACCGGCTACCAGCTCTACCGCTTCGCCACCGACGGCACGGTCACCGTCGAGCCGCGCGTCGACGTGGGCGGCGTGCCGGGCGAGGCCGCCGCGGCGCCGCAGGACTGA
- a CDS encoding N-acetylmuramoyl-L-alanine amidase — translation MGSSVSRRHFLLTTGVGAGVLATAGPLAGPVQALVSPAVRVDTHPVFAKAGQAYGVPPALLAALSHAQTRWADQDGRPSSSLGYGPMHLVDGTAAAQARGRAGKDDVSPVLDTLHEAAAASGLGVDVVRRDPDANVRATAALLAARQREAGRPVGVDTDPAQWFATVAATSGLVTAATQLELADTVLATVRDGGRVELADGSRLVLPARTVGAPDGQRTALRSRATEARRQRGHHDDVEAPRGLDVEWIPAPYEQYGPGPGDYGNHDLADRPRAPKITHLVIHDTEGYWDTVLDLVTDPTYVSWQYSLRSDDGHIAQHAKAKDVCWHAGNWYLNMHSIGLEHEGFAAEGAPWFSEAMYRTSARLVRYLARKHSIPLDRAHVIGHDQVPGTTTPTIPGMHWDPGPFWDWEHYFDLLGAPLHRGTSHRRARVGDVVRILPGFAGNVQPVTGCETGGDDCGGLRDTNFVTLRTAPDAAAPLVNDPGLHQTGQAATTEVSDISARATAGTDYVVAGVEGDWTGVWFLGTIGWFVNPRRRPTARVVQHPLGRVRAKGAAAKVYGRAYPEASAYADPADVQAVSPLLYTLPAGQLYAVGDLAPVTDYYKAKTYSLDTPGDHVDIVGCDRYVQINLGHRIAFVRREEVDVLR, via the coding sequence GTGGGTTCCTCTGTCTCTCGACGTCATTTCCTGCTCACCACGGGGGTCGGTGCCGGCGTGCTGGCCACGGCCGGCCCGCTCGCCGGACCCGTGCAGGCGCTCGTCTCCCCTGCCGTCCGGGTCGACACGCACCCCGTGTTCGCCAAGGCCGGACAGGCCTACGGCGTGCCACCGGCCCTGCTCGCGGCCCTGAGCCACGCGCAGACCCGGTGGGCCGACCAGGACGGCCGGCCCAGCTCGTCGCTGGGCTACGGCCCGATGCACCTGGTCGACGGGACCGCCGCGGCGCAGGCCCGCGGCCGCGCCGGCAAGGACGACGTCTCCCCCGTGCTCGACACGCTCCACGAGGCGGCCGCCGCCTCCGGGCTCGGCGTCGACGTCGTACGACGTGACCCCGACGCCAACGTGCGCGCGACCGCCGCCCTGCTGGCGGCCCGCCAGCGCGAGGCCGGCCGCCCGGTCGGGGTCGACACCGACCCCGCGCAGTGGTTCGCGACGGTGGCCGCGACCAGCGGCCTGGTGACCGCCGCGACCCAGCTCGAGCTCGCTGACACCGTGCTGGCGACGGTCCGCGACGGTGGCCGGGTCGAGCTCGCCGACGGCTCGAGGCTGGTGCTCCCGGCGCGCACGGTGGGTGCCCCTGACGGCCAGCGCACCGCGCTGCGCTCGCGGGCCACCGAGGCCCGCCGCCAGCGCGGCCACCACGACGACGTCGAGGCTCCGCGCGGGCTCGACGTCGAGTGGATCCCGGCGCCCTACGAGCAGTACGGCCCCGGTCCGGGTGACTACGGCAACCACGACCTCGCCGACCGGCCCCGCGCGCCCAAGATCACCCACCTCGTCATCCACGACACCGAGGGCTACTGGGACACCGTGCTCGACCTGGTGACCGACCCCACCTATGTCTCGTGGCAGTACTCCCTGCGGTCCGACGACGGCCACATCGCCCAGCACGCCAAGGCGAAGGACGTCTGCTGGCATGCCGGCAACTGGTACCTCAACATGCACTCGATCGGCCTCGAGCACGAGGGCTTCGCAGCCGAGGGAGCGCCGTGGTTCTCCGAGGCGATGTACCGCACGTCGGCCCGGCTGGTGCGCTACCTGGCCCGCAAGCACTCGATCCCGCTCGACCGGGCCCACGTCATCGGGCACGACCAGGTGCCCGGCACGACGACGCCGACGATCCCGGGGATGCACTGGGACCCGGGCCCGTTCTGGGACTGGGAGCACTACTTCGACCTGCTCGGCGCGCCGCTGCACCGCGGCACGTCCCACCGTCGCGCGCGGGTGGGTGACGTCGTACGGATCCTGCCGGGGTTCGCGGGCAACGTGCAGCCGGTCACCGGGTGCGAGACCGGCGGCGACGACTGCGGCGGGCTGCGCGACACCAACTTCGTGACCCTCCGCACCGCGCCCGACGCCGCGGCCCCGCTGGTCAACGACCCCGGCCTGCACCAGACCGGGCAGGCCGCCACGACCGAGGTCTCCGACATCAGCGCCCGCGCCACCGCCGGCACCGACTACGTCGTCGCCGGCGTCGAGGGCGACTGGACCGGCGTCTGGTTCCTCGGCACGATCGGCTGGTTCGTCAACCCGCGCCGCCGCCCCACCGCGCGCGTCGTGCAGCACCCCCTCGGCCGGGTGCGCGCCAAGGGCGCCGCGGCCAAGGTCTACGGCCGCGCCTACCCCGAGGCCTCGGCGTACGCCGACCCGGCCGACGTGCAGGCGGTCTCGCCTTTGCTCTACACGCTGCCCGCCGGTCAGCTCTACGCCGTGGGCGACCTGGCGCCGGTGACGGACTACTACAAGGCCAAGACCTACTCGCTCGACACCCCGGGTGACCACGTCGACATCGTGGGTTGCGACCGCTACGTCCAGATCAACCTCGGGCACCGCATCGCCTTCGTGCGGCGCGAGGAGGTCGACGTCCTGCGCTGA
- a CDS encoding enoyl-CoA hydratase, whose amino-acid sequence MSVLDTRRDGAVSLLELRRPDRRNALDLELCRAITAAARAEVAAGARVLVVTGDGTSFCSGADLTGVYGEEFLHALYGMLHGPDGLTGLPVPVIAAVNGPAIGAGTQLALACDLRVADETARFAVPTPRNGMAVDAWTIRRLADVAGGGVARRLMIAAETIDRSAALACGLADRAGTLDDALGWAHEIAALAPLSLAHNKAVLNGADDAAAEASFAACWASDDVREAAAARVEKRPPVFTGR is encoded by the coding sequence GTGAGCGTGCTCGACACCCGCCGCGACGGCGCGGTCTCCCTCCTCGAGCTGCGCCGGCCCGACCGCCGCAACGCCCTCGACCTCGAGCTCTGCCGCGCGATCACCGCCGCAGCCCGGGCCGAGGTCGCTGCCGGCGCCCGGGTGCTGGTCGTGACCGGCGACGGTACGTCGTTCTGCTCCGGCGCCGACCTGACCGGGGTCTACGGCGAGGAGTTCCTGCACGCGCTCTACGGCATGCTCCACGGCCCCGACGGCCTGACCGGGCTGCCGGTGCCGGTCATCGCCGCCGTCAACGGCCCTGCCATCGGAGCCGGCACCCAGCTCGCGCTGGCCTGCGACCTGCGGGTGGCCGACGAGACCGCGCGGTTCGCCGTCCCGACCCCGCGCAACGGCATGGCCGTCGACGCGTGGACGATCCGGCGGCTCGCCGACGTCGCCGGCGGGGGCGTCGCACGACGGCTGATGATCGCCGCGGAGACGATCGACCGGTCCGCCGCGCTCGCCTGCGGCCTGGCCGACCGGGCCGGCACCCTCGACGACGCACTCGGGTGGGCGCACGAGATCGCAGCGCTGGCGCCGCTGTCGCTCGCCCACAACAAGGCCGTGCTCAACGGTGCCGACGACGCTGCCGCCGAGGCGTCGTTCGCGGCGTGCTGGGCCAGCGACGACGTGCGCGAGGCGGCCGCAGCGCGGGTCGAGAAGCGGCCACCGGTGTTCACCGGCCGCTGA
- a CDS encoding DUF1330 domain-containing protein — translation MTAYWISTYVEVTDDAKLQAYAALALPALTGAGGTFLARSLPSAVFEAGQETRTVLIEFPSVEAAVAAHDSAAYQEALAALGDGAVRDIRIVDAAG, via the coding sequence ATGACGGCCTACTGGATCAGCACCTACGTCGAGGTCACCGACGACGCCAAGCTCCAGGCCTACGCCGCCCTGGCACTTCCGGCCCTGACCGGCGCCGGCGGGACGTTCCTGGCCCGCTCGCTGCCCTCGGCGGTGTTCGAGGCCGGCCAGGAGACCCGCACGGTGCTCATCGAGTTCCCCTCGGTCGAGGCGGCCGTGGCGGCGCACGACAGCGCGGCCTACCAGGAGGCCCTGGCCGCCCTCGGCGACGGGGCGGTGCGCGACATCCGGATCGTCGACGCCGCCGGGTGA
- a CDS encoding nuclear transport factor 2 family protein, translating into MTLSNDDVAARVHRYLETVANGTADDVTALYAPEATVEDPVGSDPLQGLEAIRAFYATFESLPKTTELVTVRAVAGQAAFHFRIVVDLGGGATSTMEPLEVMTFDDDGLITSMRAFWAESDLVMA; encoded by the coding sequence ATGACCCTGAGCAACGACGACGTCGCCGCACGCGTCCACCGCTACCTGGAGACCGTCGCGAACGGCACCGCGGACGACGTCACGGCCCTCTACGCGCCGGAGGCGACGGTCGAGGACCCGGTGGGCTCCGACCCGCTGCAGGGCCTCGAGGCGATCCGGGCCTTCTACGCCACGTTCGAGTCCCTGCCCAAGACCACCGAGCTGGTGACGGTGCGTGCGGTGGCCGGGCAGGCGGCGTTCCACTTCAGGATCGTCGTCGACCTCGGCGGCGGCGCCACCTCGACGATGGAGCCGCTGGAGGTCATGACCTTCGACGACGACGGGCTGATCACGTCGATGCGCGCGTTCTGGGCCGAGAGCGACCTGGTGATGGCCTGA
- a CDS encoding spermidine synthase: MTDVVREVVREVVPTEHAGGFLVRVDGRDQSYVDLDDPTRLVFDYVRRMGDVVDVLAPEATRVVHVGGAGLTLARYVAATRPGTGQVVMEPDEELTALVRERLPLPRASGIKVRPVDGVTGVAALRDGHAHLVVIDAYQDGEVPEELLGAPFLADLARALAPGGLVLLNLADRAPFPRARDAVARLRAAIGPVVLSAEPATLRARRPGNLLLVAGADPPLAALRRSATTSAAPYRVLDERQVSDSFGGGR; this comes from the coding sequence GTGACGGACGTCGTGCGTGAGGTCGTGCGTGAGGTGGTGCCCACCGAGCACGCCGGCGGGTTCCTGGTGCGCGTCGACGGGCGGGACCAGTCCTACGTCGACCTCGACGACCCGACCCGACTGGTCTTCGACTACGTGCGCCGGATGGGCGACGTGGTCGACGTGCTGGCGCCGGAGGCGACCCGGGTCGTGCACGTCGGGGGCGCTGGCCTCACGCTCGCCCGGTACGTCGCTGCGACCCGCCCCGGGACCGGTCAGGTCGTGATGGAGCCCGACGAGGAGCTCACCGCGCTCGTGCGTGAGCGGCTCCCGCTCCCGCGGGCCAGCGGCATCAAGGTCCGGCCGGTCGACGGTGTCACCGGCGTGGCCGCCCTGCGCGACGGGCACGCCCACCTCGTGGTGATCGACGCCTACCAGGACGGGGAGGTGCCCGAGGAGCTGCTCGGCGCCCCGTTCCTGGCCGACCTGGCCCGGGCCCTGGCCCCCGGCGGCCTGGTGCTGCTCAACCTCGCCGACCGTGCGCCGTTCCCGCGCGCCCGCGACGCCGTGGCCCGGCTGCGCGCCGCGATCGGGCCGGTGGTGCTGAGCGCCGAGCCGGCCACGCTGCGGGCGCGCCGCCCGGGCAACCTGCTCCTGGTGGCCGGAGCGGACCCGCCGCTGGCGGCGCTGCGGCGCAGTGCGACGACCTCGGCGGCGCCGTACCGCGTGCTCGACGAGCGTCAGGTGAGCGACTCCTTCGGCGGC